In Alteromonas macleodii, the sequence AGGCGCGCTGCATAATAAACATAAACAAAAAGGCATCTGGAATATTATCAGCACAGGTTAAAAGCCCGTGATTGCGCAAAATCATAAATTGAGTATCGCCAAGGTCGCGAACCAGCCGAGCTTTTTCTTCTGGGTTCAACGCCACCCCTTCATAGGCATGATAAGAAAGGGACGCCAGTGGAAAAAGGGACTGCTGCGAGTAAGGCTGTAGACCGTCCTCTAAAATGGAAACCGCCACGCCTTCTGCTGTGTGCAAATGCAAAACGCATTTGGCATCGTCACGTGCCTCATGAACTGCGCTGTGAATAGTAAAACCTGCAGGGTTAATATTGTACTCGCTTTCCATTACTTTGTTACCGTGCAAGTCAACTTTTACCAAACTTGATGCAGTAACCTCATCAAACATTAAACCGTAAGGGTTAATTAAAAAATGATGGTCAGGCCCTGGTACACGAGCGGAAATGTGAGTAAAAATAAGGTCATCCCAACCATACATAGCAACCGCACGGTAACACGCGGCAAGGTCAACACGGGTTTGCCATTCTTCACTGCTTACCTTCGACTTTACTGAATCTGTCATAGCTTTACTCTTTTTATATCTAAAATGATTCCATTGAGATTTGTCGTTTTAGACTTGTCAGCCCCTTTCTGGAGGCTCCTCACCTTAAGCGCTCAATGAAACTTCTATTTACTTTCTCTTACCGCCTACATTACGCGCAGTAATTGCTATACACTGTCGGATATACGACATTGTAAGTGATTTGTTAAATGGAAAAATTTAAACCTGTTCTGGCTGGCTCTACTTGGTTTAGCGCGATCCCTTCTTATTTACAGGAGGCTATGTTCGAAAAGATGCGCCTTAAGCATTTAAAAGCAGGACAGCAATTGCATGCCAAAGGTGAAGACGGTGTAGGTTTCTATGGTGTGTGCGAAGGCCGCTTAAGAGTTGTGACCGTGGGAGTAGACGGCCGAGAAATGCTATTTGCGTTGCTGGGGCCCGGCACCTGGTTTGGTGAAATATCAATGTTCGACGACCTCCCTCGTACCCACGACAACTTCTGTGAAACGAACTCCACCGTTGCTATTATTCAAAAAAACGCGTTTAAGGCATTACTTGAGCAGTACCCAGAATTATATCCGCATTTTACTCGCCTTTTATGCACGCGAGTGCGCAGTGCGTTTCAGTTTATTGACTCAAGCGCAGGGCTTAGCCTCAAACACCAGCTGGTGAAGCGGCTATTAATGCTTACCACCAGCTATGGCCAGCATTTACCTAAAAACAACGCGATTACACTCACCCTTTCGCAGGAGTCTTTGGCGCAAATGATAAATAGCAGTAGGCAAACGGTTAATCAGCTTTTAGGTGAGCTTGAAAGTGAAGGTTTACTGAAACGCCATTACGGGAAAATCTCTATTCCCGAGCCAGATACTTTATTTAGTCGTTACCAGTTTATTTGACCGAAATAATTAGCTGAATCGCTCAAGAGTTTGTGGAATATTATTGAAAGCGCAAAAACGCAAAGAAAGGGAAAGTTCGCATTGAAAATTTTATCTGTCAGCATAGTTTTGCTTTTCATGGTTGGTTTTGTTTATCAGTCATATTCAAGCTATGTCGATTCCACCTCTTTTGACAAGCGTGGAGA encodes:
- a CDS encoding class II aldolase/adducin family protein, which codes for MTDSVKSKVSSEEWQTRVDLAACYRAVAMYGWDDLIFTHISARVPGPDHHFLINPYGLMFDEVTASSLVKVDLHGNKVMESEYNINPAGFTIHSAVHEARDDAKCVLHLHTAEGVAVSILEDGLQPYSQQSLFPLASLSYHAYEGVALNPEEKARLVRDLGDTQFMILRNHGLLTCADNIPDAFLFMFIMQRACEIQLKAQATGKPLIPIHSAILEGIRAQAEQVTRQAGGSLAWPGIKRRVERRFPGYDK
- a CDS encoding Crp/Fnr family transcriptional regulator — its product is MEKFKPVLAGSTWFSAIPSYLQEAMFEKMRLKHLKAGQQLHAKGEDGVGFYGVCEGRLRVVTVGVDGREMLFALLGPGTWFGEISMFDDLPRTHDNFCETNSTVAIIQKNAFKALLEQYPELYPHFTRLLCTRVRSAFQFIDSSAGLSLKHQLVKRLLMLTTSYGQHLPKNNAITLTLSQESLAQMINSSRQTVNQLLGELESEGLLKRHYGKISIPEPDTLFSRYQFI